The Atribacteraceae bacterium nucleotide sequence CCATTCGGGTCGTTAACCAAACGCTCAAAATAAAACGCCGCCCGATCGAAACGTTCGAGGCCCAAATAAATTGTACCTATCCGCAGATGAACAGAATCAGCCTGTTCTCCCTCGGTGGTTTCGGCCAGTTCCTCTAAAACAGCCAATGCCGCTTCCGATTCACCGGCCTTGATCAGGAGGTTCGCAAACAGAGACTGCAATTCGATTCGATGCCTACCCTCACTCCCAAATCTATTCATATAATCAGTAATGAGTTCCCGGGCTTGATCAGGTTCCTCAGCATGATGCGCCGCCCAGACAGACAAATAAAGAATTTCTTCGCTCTCCGGATGATCGGGGTAGTCGCTAATAAACCGCCTGGCTTCAGATAAAAAATTCTGGTAGCGTCCGGCCTGGTAATCGTCGTTTAACAACGTTAAGCGGGCAACTTTCGCGTAATCGCTGTTGTTTACTAGCTGAATAAGGAGGTTCCTGGCATCCTCCATCCGGCCAACATTCCGATAGGCTTGCGCAGTTCTCCATAAAATCTCTCCTTTCTCCAAACTGAGAAGGGGTTCATACGCTTCGATAGTCGCATTCCAATCTCCAGCCTGATAGGCGATGTCTCCCAGGTAAAAAAGCGCTTCATCCCGAAAATCGGATACTCCTCCCGCCAGGGATTGCGTGAGGGATTCTTTCGCCGCAGTCAGATCACCTTGGAGATAAAGCGTTTTGCCGTACAGAAAAAGAACGATCGAGCGGTTCTCCGTTGAGAGATTTCCCTGAAGGATCTGGGAGAGTCGTTCCAGTGTCTGTGGATCATTACCGGCCACCAGATCAGCCGCTTCCTGAACCAGTAAAGCCTCTTCATCAACCAACACCGCATCGGGGTCTTGTCCGGCTTCAGCAATTAGCTCCGCCGACCGATCCCGATCCCCCAAGTTCTCGTAAGCCAGTGCTTCCAGGAGTAGAAAATCCGTCTGAAGTTCTTCACCAAAGCTCTTCATTCGCTCAATGTACTCTATCAATTTTTCCCATTGCTCGGTTTCAAAGGCCAGTTTCACCTGGAATTGGGCATAATCCAGTGGAAATGTCCGGCTCACCTCTTCAGACCATCCATCCATAACTTGCTCGGCCAACCGGGTTTCTCCGGATTCCAGATAGCTGGAAGCGAGTTTTAATCTTGCCTCTGTCCGGTAACGCCCCTGTGGATAACTCTCCAGGTAGGCCAGAAAGCCGGATATCGCCCTTGGCCAATCTTTTTTTCGATAGGAGGTATCGGCCGCCAGGAAGGCACCCTGTTCCCCCTCCAACTGAGCAAAAAACCGCTGGGCTTTTTCCTCCTCACCCAAGGCACGGTAAGAAAAACCGAGGGCCTCATTCGCCTCCTGAAGAAAAACACTCCCGGGGTACTGCTCCACGAAATACTTCAGTGCGTCAACGGCCTCCTCGTATTTTTGGTCCTGATAAAAACTCAATCCGTACAGAAAACGAAGTTTTTCAAGAGCCGCGCTACGCGGGAAACGAACCAGGAACTGTTGAAAAGCGACCCGGGCATCTTGGTATTTGTTTAATTTAACCATTGTTTCGATCCGGAGCGCTTCCGCTTCTTCCGCAAAATTTGCAAAGGGATAACTCTTGACCACCTCTTCAACAAGAGGTAACGCCTCTTCCCAACGTTCCAGCCGTACCAGGGTTACCGTCTCTCCCCAGAGAGCCAGTCCTTTCGTCTGGTCATCGAGTGGCAATCGCCTGGCCCGAGAATAATGTTCGTAAGCTTCTATCCAGCGTTTTTGCTCTGCGAATAACTCCCCAAGCAACAGATGCGCGTCCGCAAGGTCCGGATCTTCACGGACCGCTTTTAGTAAAAAATCAATAGCCTGTTCCGGTTGCTCCCAGGAAAACAATTCAAAACCGACCTGGTAATATTGCCAACCCCTCTCCCGAGCATCCCCAAGGAGAGCAATGCCTTTATCCCGTTCTCGTATGTATTGTTCGGTGTCACCCAGCCTAAAGTAGCAACGGGCCAGAAATTCATGGGCTTCCGGAAATCTTGGGCTCAGAA carries:
- a CDS encoding tetratricopeptide repeat protein produces the protein MSFLLRFICFLFLIVSLTPFLFIPNAFSQETVSLGIAPLVDRSGENSHWGYFLRDILHAALERIDSVALVDSIQVDEIIREARLPKDTVLVQTTAQVLSQRIGCEYLMTGSFRLRDIAGVERFIVSLRLYQAGIDGYVELESEVFDRAEIGRLGEYFVGDILAILGLDLPAGYSAPVFDVDLLEPLYLGLKKRDEALLAYGENQFPDRPLWQEAFSLAQIALDRSPDYLMGYAYLADMYRITGWMAKEVETWNLLLERLGQAERAAWTITAAGRAHLRLAHAYNYQNKPELALKSLEAALRFDPDLAEGYYLMGVIYYDQGNTSRAQELLEEAYRLNPDLKEARYFAEVAERATIYGRDAFEAYRAGYTYYYAGDLTTAVEYFQMAARLNPEMKEAHYWLGRALYDLGKLEESAKIWQRVIEIDPFDSQARRFLDRSIQELRYGREAMNQFRQGMDYYQEGRYQEAMDFFRQATVLSPRFPEAHEFLARCYFRLGDTEQYIRERDKGIALLGDARERGWQYYQVGFELFSWEQPEQAIDFLLKAVREDPDLADAHLLLGELFAEQKRWIEAYEHYSRARRLPLDDQTKGLALWGETVTLVRLERWEEALPLVEEVVKSYPFANFAEEAEALRIETMVKLNKYQDARVAFQQFLVRFPRSAALEKLRFLYGLSFYQDQKYEEAVDALKYFVEQYPGSVFLQEANEALGFSYRALGEEEKAQRFFAQLEGEQGAFLAADTSYRKKDWPRAISGFLAYLESYPQGRYRTEARLKLASSYLESGETRLAEQVMDGWSEEVSRTFPLDYAQFQVKLAFETEQWEKLIEYIERMKSFGEELQTDFLLLEALAYENLGDRDRSAELIAEAGQDPDAVLVDEEALLVQEAADLVAGNDPQTLERLSQILQGNLSTENRSIVLFLYGKTLYLQGDLTAAKESLTQSLAGGVSDFRDEALFYLGDIAYQAGDWNATIEAYEPLLSLEKGEILWRTAQAYRNVGRMEDARNLLIQLVNNSDYAKVARLTLLNDDYQAGRYQNFLSEARRFISDYPDHPESEEILYLSVWAAHHAEEPDQARELITDYMNRFGSEGRHRIELQSLFANLLIKAGESEAALAVLEELAETTEGEQADSVHLRIGTIYLGLERFDRAAFYFERLVNDPNGSHFTQAGYLLGACLEYLDRTEDAIVFYQRVVDSGREDVWVTRSWDRLSLLTAQ